The Siniperca chuatsi isolate FFG_IHB_CAS linkage group LG7, ASM2008510v1, whole genome shotgun sequence genome includes a window with the following:
- the si:dkey-4p15.5 gene encoding zona pellucida-like domain-containing protein 1, protein MRLVILVCQLGLILRTEAQIPSACIVSSTNRPPENSDITVVCGTERMELSIYLCPVYQALYNESLMVLNNQYNIPKCFGTADWSVDPPVLKFRFPINDSSISSCNNNFKIINQVGSGAFADFSNVQFVNISGTVTSIDPSAGMITYRPQILYKFSCMYPMQYLLNNTEVAVSGANLAIRDNNGSFISTLSMRLYKDGQYQEILTIPQSGLNLKTKIYVAVTATNLTDRFNVLLDRCYATTSPHPMLKTYYDLFIGCTRDAQTKVELNGASQRAHFSFEAFRFVEHKNLTISTFYLHCVTRLCEVSSCRGLMPDCGVARRKREAQEVLANATVTSPAIVVGKQSSGDAQTLSASYAMPSENYSSPVVAVIVCIVILTIVLVTMAVYVALYIRRRKPVIQ, encoded by the exons ATGAGGCTGGTCATCCTTGTGTGTCAGCTTGGCCTTATTCTGAGGACCGAGGCACAGATACCATCCGCCTGCATTGTTAGCAGTACAAACAGACCTCCAG AAAACTCAGACATAACTGTGGTCTGCGGCACCGAGCGTATGGAACTGAGCATCTACCTTTGCCCAGTGTACCAAGCTCTTTACAACGAGTCACTGATGGTCCTCAATAATCAGTATAACATACCTAAGTGTTTTGGGACTGCTGACTGGAGCGTTGACCCACCAGTCTTAAAATTCAGATTCCCCATAAATGATAGTTCCATCTCATCCTGCAATAATAACTTTAAG ATAATCAATCAGGTTGGGAGTGGAGCGTTTGCTGACTTCTCAAATGTCCAGTTCGTCAACATCTCTGGCACTGTTACGTCTATAGATCCCTCTGCAGGTATGATCACCTATCGCCCGCAGATCCTGTACAAGTTCTCCTGCATGTACCCGATGCAGTATCTACTAAACAACACTGAAGTGGCCGT atCAGGTGCGAATCTTGCCATAAGAGACAACAATGGTAGCTTCATCAGCACACTGAGTATGCGGCTCTACAAA GACGGACAGTACCAAGAGATTCTTACTATCCCACAATCAGGACTCAACCTGAAGACCAAGATTTATGTTGCAGTTACGGCTACCAATCTAACAGACAG GTTCAACGTGCTGCTGGACAGATGCTACGCCACAACAAGTCCACATCCCATGCTCAAAACCTACTATGACCTTTTTATAGG GTGTACACGTGATGCACAAACTAAGGTGGAGCTCAATGGGGCGTCTCAGAGGGCACACTTCTCCTTTGAGGCCTTCAGATTCGTGGAGCACAAAAATCTGACAATTTCCACTTTCTACCTGCACTGCGTCACCAGACTCTGTGAGGTATCTTCGTGTCGCGGATTAATGCCT GACTGTGGAGTtgccaggagaaagagagaggcccAGGAGGTGTTGGCCAACGCTACAGTCACCTCGCCTGCCATTGTTGTGGGAAAACAGAGCAGTG GAGATGCTCAAACATTATCGGCTTCTTACG CTATGCCATCTGAGAACTACAGCAGCCCTGTGGTGGCTGTAATTGTCTGCATCGTCATCCTAACTATTGTCCTCGTCACCATGGCTGTTTACGTTGCGCTGTACATCAGACGTAGAAAACCAGTCATTCAGTAA